A single genomic interval of Phocoena sinus isolate mPhoSin1 chromosome 15, mPhoSin1.pri, whole genome shotgun sequence harbors:
- the RHBDF1 gene encoding inactive rhomboid protein 1 isoform X1, with the protein MKAPLALPGTMGEARRDSTSSLQRKKPPWLKLDIPAVVPPAAEESSFLQVGPGQRGLQVQPIQPPHWVPVAQPLRRQAFLRSVSMPAEPTRVPSPHQEPRRPGLQRQMSITQTIRRGTADWFGVSKDSDSTQKWQRKSIRHCSQRYGKLKPQVIRELDLPSQDNVSLTSTETPPPLYVGPCQLGMQKIIDPLARGRAFRLADDAADGLSAPHTPVTPGAASLCSFSSSRSGFNRLPRRRKRESVAKMSFRAAAALVKGRSVRDGTLRRVQRRSFTPASFLEEDTADFPDELDTSFFAREGVLHEELSTYPDEVFESPSEAALKDWERAPEQADLTGGALDRSELERSHLMLPLERGWRKQKEGGAGAPQPKVRLRQEVVSAAGQRRGQRIAMPVRKFFAREKRPYGLGMVGRLTNRTYRKRIDSYVKRQIEDMDDHRPFFTYWLTFVHSLVTILAVCIYGVAPVGFSQHETVDSVLRNRGVYENVKYVQQENFWIGPSSEALIHLGAKFSPCMRQDPQVHSFIHAAREREKHSACCVRNDRSGCVQTSEEECSSTLAVWVKWPFHPSAPDLAGHKRHFGSVCHQDPRVCDEPSSEDPHEWPDDITKWPICTKNSAGNYTNHPHMDCVITGRPCCIGTKGRCEITSREYCDFMRGYFHEEATLCSQVHCMDDVCGLLPFLNPEVPDQFYRLWLSLFLHAGILHCLVSVCFQMTVLRDLEKLAGWHRIAIIYLLSGITGNLASAIFLPYRAEVGPAGSQFGILACLFVELFQSWQVLARPWRAFFKLLAVVLFLFTFGLLPWIDNFAHISGFVSGLFLSFAFLPYISFGKFDLYRKRCQIIVFQAVFLGLLAGLVVLFYFYPVRCEWCEFLTCIPFTDKFCEKYELDAQLH; encoded by the exons GCCCCCCTAGCTCTGCCTGGAACCATGGGTGAGGCCCGCAGGGACAGCACCAGCAGCCTGCAGCGCAAGAAGCCGCCGTGGCTGAAGCTGGATATCCCGGCTGTGGTGCCCCCGGCAGCAGAGGAGTCCAGCTTCCTGCAGGTAGGCCCTGGCCAGCGGGGGCTGCAGGTGCAGCCCATCCAGCCGCCTCACTGGGTCCCCGTTGCCCAGCCCCTGAGACGCCAGGCGTTCCTGCGCAGTGTGAGCATGCCGGCCGAGCCCACCCGCGTCCCCTCACCCCACCAGGAGCCCCGGCGGCCGGGGCTGCAGCGCCAGATGTCCATCACACAGACCATCCGCAG GGGCACTGCCGACTGGTTTGGGGTGAGCAAGGACAGTGACAGCACCCAGAAGTGGCAGCGCAAGAGCATCCGTCACTGCAGCCAGCGCTACGGGAAGCTGAAGCCCCAGGTCATCCGGGAGCTAGACCTGCCCAGCCAGGACAACGTGTCGCTGACCAGCACTGAGACGCCCCCTCCTCTGTACGTGGGGCCATGCCAGCTGGGCATGCAGAAG atCATAGACCCCCTGGCCCGGGGCCGGGCCTTCCGCTTGGCGGATGATGCCGCCGATGGCCTGAGTGCCCCGCACACGCCGGTCACGCCGGGTGCCGCCTCCCTCTGCTCCTTCTCCAGCTCCCGTTCGGGTTTCAACCGGCTCCCGCGGCGGCGCAAGCGCGAGTCGGTGGCCAAGATGAGCTTCCGGGCAGCCGCTGCGCTGGTGAAG GGCCGCTCGGTTAGGGATGGCACACTGCGCCGGGTCCAGCGCCGAAGCTTCACTCCTgccagcttcctggaggaggacaCGGCTGACTTCCCCGACGAGCTGGACACATCCTTCTTTGCCCGG GAAGGTGTCCTCCACGAGGAGCTGTCCACATACCCAGATGAGGTGTTCGAGTCCCCATCGGAGGCAGCGCTTAAGGACTGGGAGAGAGCCCCAGAGCAGGCGGACCTCACGGGTGGGGCCCTGGACCGCAGCGAGCTGGAGCGCAGCCACCTAATGTT gccccTGGAACGTGGCTGGCGCAAGCAGAAGGAGGGCGGTGCAGGGGCCCCGCAGCCCAAGGTGCGGCTGCGGCAGGAGGTGGTGAGCGCCGCGGGTCAGCGGCGGGGCCAGCGCATCGCGATGCCGGTGCGCAAGTTCTTCGCCAGGGAGAAGCGGCCGTATGGGCTGGGCATGGTGGGCCGGCTAACCAACCGCACTTACCGCAAGCGAATCGACAGCTATGTCAAACGCCAGATTGAGGACATGGACGACCACAG GCCCTTCTTCACCTACTGGCTCACCTTCGTGCACTCGCTCGTCACCATTCTAGCCGTTTGCATCTATGGCGTGGCGCCCGTAGGCTTCTCACAGCACGAGACCGTAGACTCG GTGCTGCGCAACCGAGGGGTCTATGAGAATGTCAAGTACGTTCAGCAGGAGAACTTCTGGATCGGGCCCAGCTCG GAGGCTCTCATTCACCTGGGTGCCAAGTTCTCGCCCTGCATGCGCCAGGATCCCCAGGTGCATAGTTTCATCCACGCTGCGCGCGAGCGTGAGAAGCACTCGGCCTGCTGTGTGCGCAACGACCGGTCTGGCTGCGTGCAGACCTCGGAAGAGGAGTGCTCG TCCACGCTGGCAGTATGGGTGAAGTGGCCCTTCCATCCCAGCGCCCCAGACCTTGCTGGCCACAAGAGGCACTTTGGCTCTGTCTGCCACCAGGACCCCAG GGTGTGTGATGAGCCTTCCTCCGAGGACCCCCATGAGTGGCCAGATGACATCACCAAGTGGCCG ATCTGCACCAAAAACAGCGCTGGGAACTACACCAACCACCCGCACATGGACTGTGTCATCACGGGCCGGCCCTGCTGCATTGGCACCAAGGGCAG GTGTGAGATCACCTCCCGGGAGTACTGTGACTTCATGAGGGGCTACTTCCACGAGGAGGCCACACTCTGCTCTCAG GTGCACTGCATGGACGACGTGTGTGGGCTGTTGCCCTTCCTCAACCCCGAGGTGCCCGACCAGTTCTACCGCCTGTGGCTGTCCCTATTCTTGCACGCTGG gATCCTGCACTGCCTGGTGTCTGTCTGCTTCCAGATGACTGTCCTGCGGGACCTGGAGAAGCTGGCAGGCTGGCACCGCATAGCCATCATCTACCTGCTGAGTGGCATCACTGGTAACCTGGCCAGTGCCATTTTCCTGCCATACCGGGCAGAG GTGGGCCCCGCCGGCTCGCAGTTCGGCATCCTGGCCTGCCTCTTCGTGGAGCTCTTCCAGAGCTGGCAGGTCCTGGCGCGGCCCTGGCGTGCCTTCTTCAAGCTGCTGGCTGTGGTGCTCTTCCTGTTCACCTTCGGGCTGCTGCCCTGGATCGACAACTTCGCCCACATCTCGGGCTTCGTCAGCggcctcttcctctcctttgccTTCTTGCCCTACATCAGCTTTGGCAAGTTTGACCTGTACCGCAAGCGCTGCCAGATCATCGTCTTTCAGGCGGTCTTCCTGGGCCTCCTGGCCGGCCTGGTGGTCCTCTTCTACTTCTACCCCGTGCGTTGTGAGTGGTGTGAGTTCCTCACCTGCATCCCCTTCACTGACAAGTTCTGTGAGAAGTACGAGCTGGACGCTCAGCTCCACTGA
- the RHBDF1 gene encoding inactive rhomboid protein 1 isoform X3 produces MKAPLALPGTMGEARRDSTSSLQRKKPPWLKLDIPAVVPPAAEESSFLQPLRRQAFLRSVSMPAEPTRVPSPHQEPRRPGLQRQMSITQTIRRGTADWFGVSKDSDSTQKWQRKSIRHCSQRYGKLKPQVIRELDLPSQDNVSLTSTETPPPLYVGPCQLGMQKIIDPLARGRAFRLADDAADGLSAPHTPVTPGAASLCSFSSSRSGFNRLPRRRKRESVAKMSFRAAAALVKGRSVRDGTLRRVQRRSFTPASFLEEDTADFPDELDTSFFAREGVLHEELSTYPDEVFESPSEAALKDWERAPEQADLTGGALDRSELERSHLMLPLERGWRKQKEGGAGAPQPKVRLRQEVVSAAGQRRGQRIAMPVRKFFAREKRPYGLGMVGRLTNRTYRKRIDSYVKRQIEDMDDHRPFFTYWLTFVHSLVTILAVCIYGVAPVGFSQHETVDSVLRNRGVYENVKYVQQENFWIGPSSEALIHLGAKFSPCMRQDPQVHSFIHAAREREKHSACCVRNDRSGCVQTSEEECSSTLAVWVKWPFHPSAPDLAGHKRHFGSVCHQDPRVCDEPSSEDPHEWPDDITKWPICTKNSAGNYTNHPHMDCVITGRPCCIGTKGRCEITSREYCDFMRGYFHEEATLCSQVHCMDDVCGLLPFLNPEVPDQFYRLWLSLFLHAGILHCLVSVCFQMTVLRDLEKLAGWHRIAIIYLLSGITGNLASAIFLPYRAEVGPAGSQFGILACLFVELFQSWQVLARPWRAFFKLLAVVLFLFTFGLLPWIDNFAHISGFVSGLFLSFAFLPYISFGKFDLYRKRCQIIVFQAVFLGLLAGLVVLFYFYPVRCEWCEFLTCIPFTDKFCEKYELDAQLH; encoded by the exons GCCCCCCTAGCTCTGCCTGGAACCATGGGTGAGGCCCGCAGGGACAGCACCAGCAGCCTGCAGCGCAAGAAGCCGCCGTGGCTGAAGCTGGATATCCCGGCTGTGGTGCCCCCGGCAGCAGAGGAGTCCAGCTTCCTGCAG CCCCTGAGACGCCAGGCGTTCCTGCGCAGTGTGAGCATGCCGGCCGAGCCCACCCGCGTCCCCTCACCCCACCAGGAGCCCCGGCGGCCGGGGCTGCAGCGCCAGATGTCCATCACACAGACCATCCGCAG GGGCACTGCCGACTGGTTTGGGGTGAGCAAGGACAGTGACAGCACCCAGAAGTGGCAGCGCAAGAGCATCCGTCACTGCAGCCAGCGCTACGGGAAGCTGAAGCCCCAGGTCATCCGGGAGCTAGACCTGCCCAGCCAGGACAACGTGTCGCTGACCAGCACTGAGACGCCCCCTCCTCTGTACGTGGGGCCATGCCAGCTGGGCATGCAGAAG atCATAGACCCCCTGGCCCGGGGCCGGGCCTTCCGCTTGGCGGATGATGCCGCCGATGGCCTGAGTGCCCCGCACACGCCGGTCACGCCGGGTGCCGCCTCCCTCTGCTCCTTCTCCAGCTCCCGTTCGGGTTTCAACCGGCTCCCGCGGCGGCGCAAGCGCGAGTCGGTGGCCAAGATGAGCTTCCGGGCAGCCGCTGCGCTGGTGAAG GGCCGCTCGGTTAGGGATGGCACACTGCGCCGGGTCCAGCGCCGAAGCTTCACTCCTgccagcttcctggaggaggacaCGGCTGACTTCCCCGACGAGCTGGACACATCCTTCTTTGCCCGG GAAGGTGTCCTCCACGAGGAGCTGTCCACATACCCAGATGAGGTGTTCGAGTCCCCATCGGAGGCAGCGCTTAAGGACTGGGAGAGAGCCCCAGAGCAGGCGGACCTCACGGGTGGGGCCCTGGACCGCAGCGAGCTGGAGCGCAGCCACCTAATGTT gccccTGGAACGTGGCTGGCGCAAGCAGAAGGAGGGCGGTGCAGGGGCCCCGCAGCCCAAGGTGCGGCTGCGGCAGGAGGTGGTGAGCGCCGCGGGTCAGCGGCGGGGCCAGCGCATCGCGATGCCGGTGCGCAAGTTCTTCGCCAGGGAGAAGCGGCCGTATGGGCTGGGCATGGTGGGCCGGCTAACCAACCGCACTTACCGCAAGCGAATCGACAGCTATGTCAAACGCCAGATTGAGGACATGGACGACCACAG GCCCTTCTTCACCTACTGGCTCACCTTCGTGCACTCGCTCGTCACCATTCTAGCCGTTTGCATCTATGGCGTGGCGCCCGTAGGCTTCTCACAGCACGAGACCGTAGACTCG GTGCTGCGCAACCGAGGGGTCTATGAGAATGTCAAGTACGTTCAGCAGGAGAACTTCTGGATCGGGCCCAGCTCG GAGGCTCTCATTCACCTGGGTGCCAAGTTCTCGCCCTGCATGCGCCAGGATCCCCAGGTGCATAGTTTCATCCACGCTGCGCGCGAGCGTGAGAAGCACTCGGCCTGCTGTGTGCGCAACGACCGGTCTGGCTGCGTGCAGACCTCGGAAGAGGAGTGCTCG TCCACGCTGGCAGTATGGGTGAAGTGGCCCTTCCATCCCAGCGCCCCAGACCTTGCTGGCCACAAGAGGCACTTTGGCTCTGTCTGCCACCAGGACCCCAG GGTGTGTGATGAGCCTTCCTCCGAGGACCCCCATGAGTGGCCAGATGACATCACCAAGTGGCCG ATCTGCACCAAAAACAGCGCTGGGAACTACACCAACCACCCGCACATGGACTGTGTCATCACGGGCCGGCCCTGCTGCATTGGCACCAAGGGCAG GTGTGAGATCACCTCCCGGGAGTACTGTGACTTCATGAGGGGCTACTTCCACGAGGAGGCCACACTCTGCTCTCAG GTGCACTGCATGGACGACGTGTGTGGGCTGTTGCCCTTCCTCAACCCCGAGGTGCCCGACCAGTTCTACCGCCTGTGGCTGTCCCTATTCTTGCACGCTGG gATCCTGCACTGCCTGGTGTCTGTCTGCTTCCAGATGACTGTCCTGCGGGACCTGGAGAAGCTGGCAGGCTGGCACCGCATAGCCATCATCTACCTGCTGAGTGGCATCACTGGTAACCTGGCCAGTGCCATTTTCCTGCCATACCGGGCAGAG GTGGGCCCCGCCGGCTCGCAGTTCGGCATCCTGGCCTGCCTCTTCGTGGAGCTCTTCCAGAGCTGGCAGGTCCTGGCGCGGCCCTGGCGTGCCTTCTTCAAGCTGCTGGCTGTGGTGCTCTTCCTGTTCACCTTCGGGCTGCTGCCCTGGATCGACAACTTCGCCCACATCTCGGGCTTCGTCAGCggcctcttcctctcctttgccTTCTTGCCCTACATCAGCTTTGGCAAGTTTGACCTGTACCGCAAGCGCTGCCAGATCATCGTCTTTCAGGCGGTCTTCCTGGGCCTCCTGGCCGGCCTGGTGGTCCTCTTCTACTTCTACCCCGTGCGTTGTGAGTGGTGTGAGTTCCTCACCTGCATCCCCTTCACTGACAAGTTCTGTGAGAAGTACGAGCTGGACGCTCAGCTCCACTGA
- the RHBDF1 gene encoding inactive rhomboid protein 1 isoform X4 has product MGEARRDSTSSLQRKKPPWLKLDIPAVVPPAAEESSFLQPLRRQAFLRSVSMPAEPTRVPSPHQEPRRPGLQRQMSITQTIRRGTADWFGVSKDSDSTQKWQRKSIRHCSQRYGKLKPQVIRELDLPSQDNVSLTSTETPPPLYVGPCQLGMQKIIDPLARGRAFRLADDAADGLSAPHTPVTPGAASLCSFSSSRSGFNRLPRRRKRESVAKMSFRAAAALVKGRSVRDGTLRRVQRRSFTPASFLEEDTADFPDELDTSFFAREGVLHEELSTYPDEVFESPSEAALKDWERAPEQADLTGGALDRSELERSHLMLPLERGWRKQKEGGAGAPQPKVRLRQEVVSAAGQRRGQRIAMPVRKFFAREKRPYGLGMVGRLTNRTYRKRIDSYVKRQIEDMDDHRPFFTYWLTFVHSLVTILAVCIYGVAPVGFSQHETVDSVLRNRGVYENVKYVQQENFWIGPSSEALIHLGAKFSPCMRQDPQVHSFIHAAREREKHSACCVRNDRSGCVQTSEEECSSTLAVWVKWPFHPSAPDLAGHKRHFGSVCHQDPRVCDEPSSEDPHEWPDDITKWPICTKNSAGNYTNHPHMDCVITGRPCCIGTKGRCEITSREYCDFMRGYFHEEATLCSQVHCMDDVCGLLPFLNPEVPDQFYRLWLSLFLHAGILHCLVSVCFQMTVLRDLEKLAGWHRIAIIYLLSGITGNLASAIFLPYRAEVGPAGSQFGILACLFVELFQSWQVLARPWRAFFKLLAVVLFLFTFGLLPWIDNFAHISGFVSGLFLSFAFLPYISFGKFDLYRKRCQIIVFQAVFLGLLAGLVVLFYFYPVRCEWCEFLTCIPFTDKFCEKYELDAQLH; this is encoded by the exons ATGGGTGAGGCCCGCAGGGACAGCACCAGCAGCCTGCAGCGCAAGAAGCCGCCGTGGCTGAAGCTGGATATCCCGGCTGTGGTGCCCCCGGCAGCAGAGGAGTCCAGCTTCCTGCAG CCCCTGAGACGCCAGGCGTTCCTGCGCAGTGTGAGCATGCCGGCCGAGCCCACCCGCGTCCCCTCACCCCACCAGGAGCCCCGGCGGCCGGGGCTGCAGCGCCAGATGTCCATCACACAGACCATCCGCAG GGGCACTGCCGACTGGTTTGGGGTGAGCAAGGACAGTGACAGCACCCAGAAGTGGCAGCGCAAGAGCATCCGTCACTGCAGCCAGCGCTACGGGAAGCTGAAGCCCCAGGTCATCCGGGAGCTAGACCTGCCCAGCCAGGACAACGTGTCGCTGACCAGCACTGAGACGCCCCCTCCTCTGTACGTGGGGCCATGCCAGCTGGGCATGCAGAAG atCATAGACCCCCTGGCCCGGGGCCGGGCCTTCCGCTTGGCGGATGATGCCGCCGATGGCCTGAGTGCCCCGCACACGCCGGTCACGCCGGGTGCCGCCTCCCTCTGCTCCTTCTCCAGCTCCCGTTCGGGTTTCAACCGGCTCCCGCGGCGGCGCAAGCGCGAGTCGGTGGCCAAGATGAGCTTCCGGGCAGCCGCTGCGCTGGTGAAG GGCCGCTCGGTTAGGGATGGCACACTGCGCCGGGTCCAGCGCCGAAGCTTCACTCCTgccagcttcctggaggaggacaCGGCTGACTTCCCCGACGAGCTGGACACATCCTTCTTTGCCCGG GAAGGTGTCCTCCACGAGGAGCTGTCCACATACCCAGATGAGGTGTTCGAGTCCCCATCGGAGGCAGCGCTTAAGGACTGGGAGAGAGCCCCAGAGCAGGCGGACCTCACGGGTGGGGCCCTGGACCGCAGCGAGCTGGAGCGCAGCCACCTAATGTT gccccTGGAACGTGGCTGGCGCAAGCAGAAGGAGGGCGGTGCAGGGGCCCCGCAGCCCAAGGTGCGGCTGCGGCAGGAGGTGGTGAGCGCCGCGGGTCAGCGGCGGGGCCAGCGCATCGCGATGCCGGTGCGCAAGTTCTTCGCCAGGGAGAAGCGGCCGTATGGGCTGGGCATGGTGGGCCGGCTAACCAACCGCACTTACCGCAAGCGAATCGACAGCTATGTCAAACGCCAGATTGAGGACATGGACGACCACAG GCCCTTCTTCACCTACTGGCTCACCTTCGTGCACTCGCTCGTCACCATTCTAGCCGTTTGCATCTATGGCGTGGCGCCCGTAGGCTTCTCACAGCACGAGACCGTAGACTCG GTGCTGCGCAACCGAGGGGTCTATGAGAATGTCAAGTACGTTCAGCAGGAGAACTTCTGGATCGGGCCCAGCTCG GAGGCTCTCATTCACCTGGGTGCCAAGTTCTCGCCCTGCATGCGCCAGGATCCCCAGGTGCATAGTTTCATCCACGCTGCGCGCGAGCGTGAGAAGCACTCGGCCTGCTGTGTGCGCAACGACCGGTCTGGCTGCGTGCAGACCTCGGAAGAGGAGTGCTCG TCCACGCTGGCAGTATGGGTGAAGTGGCCCTTCCATCCCAGCGCCCCAGACCTTGCTGGCCACAAGAGGCACTTTGGCTCTGTCTGCCACCAGGACCCCAG GGTGTGTGATGAGCCTTCCTCCGAGGACCCCCATGAGTGGCCAGATGACATCACCAAGTGGCCG ATCTGCACCAAAAACAGCGCTGGGAACTACACCAACCACCCGCACATGGACTGTGTCATCACGGGCCGGCCCTGCTGCATTGGCACCAAGGGCAG GTGTGAGATCACCTCCCGGGAGTACTGTGACTTCATGAGGGGCTACTTCCACGAGGAGGCCACACTCTGCTCTCAG GTGCACTGCATGGACGACGTGTGTGGGCTGTTGCCCTTCCTCAACCCCGAGGTGCCCGACCAGTTCTACCGCCTGTGGCTGTCCCTATTCTTGCACGCTGG gATCCTGCACTGCCTGGTGTCTGTCTGCTTCCAGATGACTGTCCTGCGGGACCTGGAGAAGCTGGCAGGCTGGCACCGCATAGCCATCATCTACCTGCTGAGTGGCATCACTGGTAACCTGGCCAGTGCCATTTTCCTGCCATACCGGGCAGAG GTGGGCCCCGCCGGCTCGCAGTTCGGCATCCTGGCCTGCCTCTTCGTGGAGCTCTTCCAGAGCTGGCAGGTCCTGGCGCGGCCCTGGCGTGCCTTCTTCAAGCTGCTGGCTGTGGTGCTCTTCCTGTTCACCTTCGGGCTGCTGCCCTGGATCGACAACTTCGCCCACATCTCGGGCTTCGTCAGCggcctcttcctctcctttgccTTCTTGCCCTACATCAGCTTTGGCAAGTTTGACCTGTACCGCAAGCGCTGCCAGATCATCGTCTTTCAGGCGGTCTTCCTGGGCCTCCTGGCCGGCCTGGTGGTCCTCTTCTACTTCTACCCCGTGCGTTGTGAGTGGTGTGAGTTCCTCACCTGCATCCCCTTCACTGACAAGTTCTGTGAGAAGTACGAGCTGGACGCTCAGCTCCACTGA
- the RHBDF1 gene encoding inactive rhomboid protein 1 isoform X2 has product MGEARRDSTSSLQRKKPPWLKLDIPAVVPPAAEESSFLQVGPGQRGLQVQPIQPPHWVPVAQPLRRQAFLRSVSMPAEPTRVPSPHQEPRRPGLQRQMSITQTIRRGTADWFGVSKDSDSTQKWQRKSIRHCSQRYGKLKPQVIRELDLPSQDNVSLTSTETPPPLYVGPCQLGMQKIIDPLARGRAFRLADDAADGLSAPHTPVTPGAASLCSFSSSRSGFNRLPRRRKRESVAKMSFRAAAALVKGRSVRDGTLRRVQRRSFTPASFLEEDTADFPDELDTSFFAREGVLHEELSTYPDEVFESPSEAALKDWERAPEQADLTGGALDRSELERSHLMLPLERGWRKQKEGGAGAPQPKVRLRQEVVSAAGQRRGQRIAMPVRKFFAREKRPYGLGMVGRLTNRTYRKRIDSYVKRQIEDMDDHRPFFTYWLTFVHSLVTILAVCIYGVAPVGFSQHETVDSVLRNRGVYENVKYVQQENFWIGPSSEALIHLGAKFSPCMRQDPQVHSFIHAAREREKHSACCVRNDRSGCVQTSEEECSSTLAVWVKWPFHPSAPDLAGHKRHFGSVCHQDPRVCDEPSSEDPHEWPDDITKWPICTKNSAGNYTNHPHMDCVITGRPCCIGTKGRCEITSREYCDFMRGYFHEEATLCSQVHCMDDVCGLLPFLNPEVPDQFYRLWLSLFLHAGILHCLVSVCFQMTVLRDLEKLAGWHRIAIIYLLSGITGNLASAIFLPYRAEVGPAGSQFGILACLFVELFQSWQVLARPWRAFFKLLAVVLFLFTFGLLPWIDNFAHISGFVSGLFLSFAFLPYISFGKFDLYRKRCQIIVFQAVFLGLLAGLVVLFYFYPVRCEWCEFLTCIPFTDKFCEKYELDAQLH; this is encoded by the exons ATGGGTGAGGCCCGCAGGGACAGCACCAGCAGCCTGCAGCGCAAGAAGCCGCCGTGGCTGAAGCTGGATATCCCGGCTGTGGTGCCCCCGGCAGCAGAGGAGTCCAGCTTCCTGCAGGTAGGCCCTGGCCAGCGGGGGCTGCAGGTGCAGCCCATCCAGCCGCCTCACTGGGTCCCCGTTGCCCAGCCCCTGAGACGCCAGGCGTTCCTGCGCAGTGTGAGCATGCCGGCCGAGCCCACCCGCGTCCCCTCACCCCACCAGGAGCCCCGGCGGCCGGGGCTGCAGCGCCAGATGTCCATCACACAGACCATCCGCAG GGGCACTGCCGACTGGTTTGGGGTGAGCAAGGACAGTGACAGCACCCAGAAGTGGCAGCGCAAGAGCATCCGTCACTGCAGCCAGCGCTACGGGAAGCTGAAGCCCCAGGTCATCCGGGAGCTAGACCTGCCCAGCCAGGACAACGTGTCGCTGACCAGCACTGAGACGCCCCCTCCTCTGTACGTGGGGCCATGCCAGCTGGGCATGCAGAAG atCATAGACCCCCTGGCCCGGGGCCGGGCCTTCCGCTTGGCGGATGATGCCGCCGATGGCCTGAGTGCCCCGCACACGCCGGTCACGCCGGGTGCCGCCTCCCTCTGCTCCTTCTCCAGCTCCCGTTCGGGTTTCAACCGGCTCCCGCGGCGGCGCAAGCGCGAGTCGGTGGCCAAGATGAGCTTCCGGGCAGCCGCTGCGCTGGTGAAG GGCCGCTCGGTTAGGGATGGCACACTGCGCCGGGTCCAGCGCCGAAGCTTCACTCCTgccagcttcctggaggaggacaCGGCTGACTTCCCCGACGAGCTGGACACATCCTTCTTTGCCCGG GAAGGTGTCCTCCACGAGGAGCTGTCCACATACCCAGATGAGGTGTTCGAGTCCCCATCGGAGGCAGCGCTTAAGGACTGGGAGAGAGCCCCAGAGCAGGCGGACCTCACGGGTGGGGCCCTGGACCGCAGCGAGCTGGAGCGCAGCCACCTAATGTT gccccTGGAACGTGGCTGGCGCAAGCAGAAGGAGGGCGGTGCAGGGGCCCCGCAGCCCAAGGTGCGGCTGCGGCAGGAGGTGGTGAGCGCCGCGGGTCAGCGGCGGGGCCAGCGCATCGCGATGCCGGTGCGCAAGTTCTTCGCCAGGGAGAAGCGGCCGTATGGGCTGGGCATGGTGGGCCGGCTAACCAACCGCACTTACCGCAAGCGAATCGACAGCTATGTCAAACGCCAGATTGAGGACATGGACGACCACAG GCCCTTCTTCACCTACTGGCTCACCTTCGTGCACTCGCTCGTCACCATTCTAGCCGTTTGCATCTATGGCGTGGCGCCCGTAGGCTTCTCACAGCACGAGACCGTAGACTCG GTGCTGCGCAACCGAGGGGTCTATGAGAATGTCAAGTACGTTCAGCAGGAGAACTTCTGGATCGGGCCCAGCTCG GAGGCTCTCATTCACCTGGGTGCCAAGTTCTCGCCCTGCATGCGCCAGGATCCCCAGGTGCATAGTTTCATCCACGCTGCGCGCGAGCGTGAGAAGCACTCGGCCTGCTGTGTGCGCAACGACCGGTCTGGCTGCGTGCAGACCTCGGAAGAGGAGTGCTCG TCCACGCTGGCAGTATGGGTGAAGTGGCCCTTCCATCCCAGCGCCCCAGACCTTGCTGGCCACAAGAGGCACTTTGGCTCTGTCTGCCACCAGGACCCCAG GGTGTGTGATGAGCCTTCCTCCGAGGACCCCCATGAGTGGCCAGATGACATCACCAAGTGGCCG ATCTGCACCAAAAACAGCGCTGGGAACTACACCAACCACCCGCACATGGACTGTGTCATCACGGGCCGGCCCTGCTGCATTGGCACCAAGGGCAG GTGTGAGATCACCTCCCGGGAGTACTGTGACTTCATGAGGGGCTACTTCCACGAGGAGGCCACACTCTGCTCTCAG GTGCACTGCATGGACGACGTGTGTGGGCTGTTGCCCTTCCTCAACCCCGAGGTGCCCGACCAGTTCTACCGCCTGTGGCTGTCCCTATTCTTGCACGCTGG gATCCTGCACTGCCTGGTGTCTGTCTGCTTCCAGATGACTGTCCTGCGGGACCTGGAGAAGCTGGCAGGCTGGCACCGCATAGCCATCATCTACCTGCTGAGTGGCATCACTGGTAACCTGGCCAGTGCCATTTTCCTGCCATACCGGGCAGAG GTGGGCCCCGCCGGCTCGCAGTTCGGCATCCTGGCCTGCCTCTTCGTGGAGCTCTTCCAGAGCTGGCAGGTCCTGGCGCGGCCCTGGCGTGCCTTCTTCAAGCTGCTGGCTGTGGTGCTCTTCCTGTTCACCTTCGGGCTGCTGCCCTGGATCGACAACTTCGCCCACATCTCGGGCTTCGTCAGCggcctcttcctctcctttgccTTCTTGCCCTACATCAGCTTTGGCAAGTTTGACCTGTACCGCAAGCGCTGCCAGATCATCGTCTTTCAGGCGGTCTTCCTGGGCCTCCTGGCCGGCCTGGTGGTCCTCTTCTACTTCTACCCCGTGCGTTGTGAGTGGTGTGAGTTCCTCACCTGCATCCCCTTCACTGACAAGTTCTGTGAGAAGTACGAGCTGGACGCTCAGCTCCACTGA